Proteins found in one Verrucomicrobiia bacterium genomic segment:
- the hslU gene encoding ATP-dependent protease ATPase subunit HslU, translating into MKELTPREIVKELDKYIVGQEKAKRAVAIALRNRWRRQQLSEELREEVMPNNIIMIGPTGVGKTEIARRLAFLANAPFIKVEASKFTEVGYVGRDVESIVRDLADLAVAQVRKEMSHRVQEKAARQAEERILDILLPARPSAVPGTPEEGGNGDSTREKLRVQLREGRLAKRPVEVELPVQAFPMVEVFTPMGMEELGTNFQEMLSGMMPKKTKKRKMNVEEAQRVLTQEEAGKLVDMDEVIGEAIDRVENSGIVFLDEIDKIAGEKAKTGPDVSREGVQRDLLPIVEGSNVTTKYGMVKTDHILFIAAGAFHTAKPSDLIPELQGRFPIRVELDSLTTEDFVRILTEPKNALVKQYTELLATEGIEVSFSDDAVSAIAQTASTVNERTENIGARRLHTVMTALLDEYLFRAPDPKLKKLKITAEVVEKTLKHVVEDEDLSRYIL; encoded by the coding sequence ATGAAAGAATTGACACCAAGAGAAATCGTCAAAGAACTGGATAAATACATCGTCGGACAGGAGAAAGCCAAACGGGCGGTCGCGATTGCGCTGCGCAACCGCTGGCGGCGACAGCAGCTTTCCGAGGAATTACGGGAAGAGGTGATGCCGAACAACATCATAATGATAGGTCCAACCGGCGTGGGGAAGACCGAAATTGCCCGGCGGCTGGCCTTTCTCGCCAACGCCCCCTTCATCAAAGTGGAGGCCTCCAAGTTCACCGAAGTCGGCTACGTGGGGCGGGACGTGGAGTCGATCGTGCGGGATTTGGCGGATTTGGCCGTGGCGCAGGTGCGCAAGGAGATGTCGCATCGTGTGCAGGAAAAGGCCGCTCGCCAGGCGGAAGAACGGATTTTGGACATACTATTGCCTGCCCGCCCGTCGGCCGTCCCCGGTACGCCGGAAGAGGGGGGCAACGGAGATTCGACCCGTGAAAAGCTGCGCGTGCAACTGCGGGAAGGGAGGCTGGCCAAGCGGCCGGTGGAGGTGGAACTTCCCGTGCAGGCGTTCCCGATGGTGGAGGTATTCACCCCGATGGGAATGGAGGAACTGGGGACCAATTTCCAGGAAATGCTTTCCGGGATGATGCCGAAGAAGACCAAAAAACGGAAGATGAACGTGGAGGAAGCCCAGCGGGTTTTAACGCAAGAAGAGGCCGGAAAATTAGTCGATATGGACGAGGTTATCGGAGAAGCCATCGACCGAGTTGAAAACTCCGGCATAGTTTTTCTGGACGAAATCGACAAAATCGCCGGGGAGAAGGCCAAGACCGGGCCGGACGTTTCGCGCGAGGGGGTGCAGCGGGATCTTTTGCCGATTGTGGAGGGCTCCAACGTGACGACCAAATACGGAATGGTGAAAACCGACCATATTCTCTTCATCGCCGCCGGGGCGTTTCACACCGCCAAGCCCTCCGATTTGATACCGGAACTGCAGGGGCGTTTTCCCATCCGCGTGGAGCTGGACAGTTTGACCACCGAGGATTTTGTTAGGATTTTGACCGAACCGAAAAACGCCTTGGTCAAGCAGTACACGGAGCTTTTGGCCACGGAGGGGATTGAAGTCAGTTTCAGCGACGACGCCGTCTCGGCCATCGCCCAAACGGCTTCCACGGTCAACGAACGGACCGAAAACATCGGCGCCCGGCGGCTGCATACGGTGATGACGGCACTTTTGGACGAATACCTGTTCCGGGCACCCGACCCCAAGCTGAAAAAGCTCAAAATCACCGCCGAAGTGGTGGAGAAAACGCTGAAGCATGTAGTGGAAGACGAGGATTTGAGCCGCTACATTCTATAA
- the hemW gene encoding radical SAM family heme chaperone HemW, with protein sequence MPLGLYIHFPFCSKICPYCDFYVLRESEAKRAAFLPYYEKELKLLSEKKPELFSQKLGTIYFGGGTPSLLETEQLAGLLKLIESRFDVSDDAEISLEANPNELLGNKPKEFRRLGINRLSIGMQSLNDAELKLLGREHFPKQAEESAQNVRKSGFENFNIDLIFGVPGQTIEGWRQTLEKAAKWQPAHVSTYSLTIEERTVFYKLQQGGKLVLPPDELCQEMYLTGIEFLEQNGYEQYEISNFARPGFQSRHNLNYWRRKNYLGLGPSAHSFFKNQRWANVRSLPIYQRRLDAGELPLEFEETIDQKKAVDEVLLLGLRQKGGIRLNDLKNEFGYDLEKEKQTLLNRLAAQRFAHKENGQLRLTPLGFYVSDRIIAELFP encoded by the coding sequence ATGCCATTGGGTCTTTACATTCATTTTCCTTTCTGCTCTAAAATCTGCCCGTATTGTGATTTCTACGTCCTGCGGGAGTCGGAGGCAAAACGGGCCGCTTTTCTGCCCTATTACGAAAAAGAGTTGAAGCTGCTTTCCGAGAAAAAACCGGAACTTTTCAGCCAAAAACTGGGAACGATTTACTTTGGCGGCGGCACCCCTTCCCTTCTGGAAACGGAACAGTTGGCCGGGCTTTTAAAGCTGATAGAAAGTCGCTTCGACGTTTCGGATGACGCCGAAATCTCGCTCGAAGCCAATCCAAACGAACTTTTGGGAAATAAACCCAAAGAGTTTAGACGGCTTGGCATAAACCGTCTTTCCATCGGCATGCAAAGCTTGAACGATGCCGAGCTAAAACTGCTCGGAAGAGAACACTTCCCCAAACAAGCGGAAGAATCAGCTCAAAATGTTAGAAAGTCCGGTTTTGAGAATTTTAATATCGACTTGATTTTCGGCGTTCCCGGCCAGACGATTGAGGGCTGGCGGCAAACCTTGGAAAAGGCGGCCAAATGGCAGCCCGCGCATGTTTCGACTTACAGTTTAACCATCGAGGAACGAACCGTCTTCTATAAACTGCAGCAGGGGGGAAAGCTCGTGCTGCCACCGGACGAGCTTTGTCAGGAAATGTATTTGACGGGCATTGAATTCTTGGAACAAAACGGTTACGAACAGTATGAGATTTCCAATTTTGCCCGCCCCGGATTCCAATCCCGGCACAACCTAAACTATTGGCGAAGGAAGAACTATTTAGGCCTTGGCCCTTCCGCCCATTCTTTCTTTAAGAACCAGCGCTGGGCTAACGTCCGCAGTTTGCCTATCTACCAGCGCCGGCTGGATGCGGGAGAATTGCCTCTTGAATTCGAGGAAACCATCGACCAAAAGAAGGCCGTCGACGAGGTGCTGCTTTTGGGTTTGCGGCAAAAGGGTGGAATCCGCCTAAACGATCTTAAAAATGAATTCGGATATGACCTTGAAAAGGAAAAACAAACATTGCTGAACCGGCTGGCGGCCCAACGCTTCGCCCACAAGGAAAACGGCCAGCTGCGGCTTACCCCATTGGGGTTTTATGTTTCAGATCGGATAATTGCGGAACTTTTTCCGTAA
- the hslV gene encoding ATP-dependent protease subunit HslV, translating to MFRATTIVGVIKDGKAALGGDGQVTFDDTIVKHNAKKLRRLAGGEILAGFAGSSADAFTLFERFEAKIEEFKGNLSRAAVELAKDWRIDRYLRRLEALLAVLDSKQALIISGNGDVIEPDDKIVSIGSGGPYALSAARALAAHSKLPAKEIVRRSLEIASEICIYTNDKITVEEL from the coding sequence ATGTTTCGCGCAACAACTATTGTGGGTGTCATAAAGGATGGCAAGGCGGCCTTAGGCGGGGATGGCCAGGTCACGTTCGATGACACCATTGTCAAGCACAACGCCAAAAAACTGCGGCGGCTGGCCGGAGGGGAAATTTTGGCCGGTTTTGCCGGCTCTTCGGCGGATGCCTTTACTTTGTTCGAACGCTTCGAGGCGAAAATCGAGGAATTTAAGGGAAACCTTTCCCGTGCGGCCGTCGAGTTGGCCAAAGATTGGCGCATCGACCGCTACCTGCGCCGGTTGGAGGCCCTTTTGGCTGTATTGGATTCCAAGCAGGCCCTAATCATCTCCGGCAACGGGGACGTCATCGAGCCGGACGACAAAATCGTATCCATCGGTTCCGGCGGGCCGTACGCCCTTTCGGCGGCGCGGGCTTTGGCCGCTCACTCCAAGCTTCCGGCCAAGGAAATCGTCCGCCGCTCGCTGGAAATCGCCTCCGAAATTTGCATTTACACCAACGACAAAATCACGGTTGAAGAATTATGA
- a CDS encoding ATP-binding protein — protein MRFWASRLQRQLFLSALGVILILVLFSLLTIYKSAKKELTGYLEEELTTSFPVSKKFLEQRRRYLEAETQVIANDPRFFAAIAEGDPPTAQAEAVRFQAIVNADLLVVTDSKSRILASVVTPSTHTPKEKDLEILRKFDYEDKDGLLPLTGGVFQMVRTPLRAPGHGEIGQLLLGYAIDSALALLIKEITHSEVCFFINQKPIATTLTAARTAELARHTSAVSDFEGVHELSIGDESYLVLHRNLEEDFASETPIWYYLLKSEDKVIAPLMNQIFRSFFLPVLLGTLVTILGSYLLSVKISRRLEKLVAGAHQISSGNLDFTLPPFSRDEIGRLSEAFNQMRISLKNRLAELKEAHAQAMREERLGILGRMAATIIHDFRGPMQVIQGSAELLALPDENPEKRERHSGIIIQQVDRMANMTQELLDFAKGETRTRRVVLDIEDLLTEINFQAEELCKNTPVRIDVELKKPFQLWADKEKILRVFMNLIRNAREAMAGGGEIKVRAYLDRVEGVIQVSDNGPGVPAELADRLFQPFATFGKPGGTGLGLALSKKIVEEHGGTIQCDSEPGKGTTFTIRLPGGERVALETMVFPETSKIVI, from the coding sequence ATGAGGTTTTGGGCCAGTCGTCTGCAGCGGCAGTTGTTCCTCTCCGCTCTGGGCGTCATTCTGATTTTGGTTCTGTTCTCCCTCTTGACCATCTATAAATCAGCCAAAAAAGAGCTGACCGGTTATCTGGAAGAGGAACTGACCACCAGCTTTCCGGTTTCAAAAAAATTTCTGGAGCAGCGCCGGCGCTACCTCGAGGCGGAGACCCAGGTGATCGCCAATGATCCCCGCTTTTTTGCCGCCATTGCGGAAGGGGATCCTCCCACCGCCCAAGCCGAAGCGGTGCGGTTTCAAGCCATCGTCAACGCCGACTTGCTGGTGGTCACCGATTCAAAATCCAGGATTTTGGCCTCGGTCGTAACCCCTTCCACCCATACACCCAAAGAAAAGGACTTGGAAATTTTAAGAAAATTTGATTACGAAGACAAAGACGGCCTTTTGCCGTTGACCGGAGGGGTCTTTCAAATGGTACGAACCCCCCTGCGCGCTCCCGGCCACGGCGAAATCGGACAGCTCTTGCTCGGTTACGCCATCGATTCGGCCCTGGCGCTCCTGATTAAAGAAATTACTCATTCGGAAGTTTGCTTTTTTATAAACCAAAAACCGATAGCGACAACTTTGACGGCCGCTCGCACGGCGGAGCTGGCCCGCCACACGAGTGCCGTAAGCGACTTTGAAGGGGTGCACGAGCTTTCTATCGGAGATGAAAGTTACCTCGTTTTGCACCGCAACCTGGAAGAGGATTTTGCCTCCGAAACACCAATCTGGTATTACCTGCTTAAATCCGAGGATAAAGTCATCGCCCCCTTGATGAACCAGATTTTCCGTTCCTTTTTTCTGCCCGTGCTGCTTGGCACCCTGGTAACCATCCTAGGATCGTATCTTCTTTCAGTAAAAATCAGCCGCCGGCTGGAAAAACTGGTGGCCGGCGCACACCAGATAAGCTCCGGCAATCTGGATTTTACCCTTCCCCCTTTCAGCCGTGACGAAATCGGCCGGCTTTCGGAGGCCTTCAACCAGATGCGCATCTCGCTGAAAAACCGGCTCGCGGAGCTGAAGGAGGCCCATGCCCAGGCGATGCGGGAGGAGCGGTTGGGGATTCTCGGACGGATGGCTGCCACCATCATCCACGACTTCCGCGGCCCGATGCAGGTTATCCAGGGTTCGGCCGAACTGTTGGCCCTGCCCGACGAAAACCCGGAAAAAAGGGAGCGCCACAGCGGAATAATCATCCAGCAGGTGGACCGGATGGCCAATATGACCCAGGAGCTTTTGGACTTTGCCAAGGGAGAGACCCGCACCCGCCGCGTGGTTTTGGATATTGAAGACTTGCTGACCGAAATCAACTTTCAGGCGGAAGAACTTTGTAAAAACACTCCGGTGCGGATTGACGTGGAACTGAAAAAACCGTTTCAGCTCTGGGCCGACAAGGAAAAGATTTTGCGGGTTTTCATGAACCTGATCCGCAACGCCAGGGAGGCCATGGCAGGGGGAGGGGAAATCAAAGTAAGGGCCTATCTGGACCGAGTGGAGGGGGTCATCCAAGTGTCCGACAACGGCCCCGGAGTTCCCGCCGAACTGGCCGATCGATTGTTTCAGCCCTTTGCCACCTTCGGCAAACCCGGCGGCACAGGGCTGGGACTGGCTTTGAGCAAAAAAATCGTCGAGGAACACGGGGGAACCATTCAGTGCGATTCCGAACCGGGAAAGGGTACCACTTTCACCATCCGCCTGCCGGGGGGGGAACGGGTGGCCTTGGAAACAATGGTTTTCCCGGAAACGAGCAAAATTGTGATATAA
- a CDS encoding sugar phosphate isomerase/epimerase — MRKLGFSANRRNTPIEEAVAKAAKWKLEAVEINLNRPEYFPEHFDAGKRTAIRKAAEKSNIQLLLHAPDDINLLSRHKNIRLAGVERIKEMLAFGEELGAVYFTLHTGKVGLVATGSGRIKIMQHPTFKPLAENFRDSALRLLEFSDGKLELGFENTNHFEGFFEEIIASLLEQTNLNLTWDIGHSFAETPEKVQGTLNFFFTHLPRVGVVHLHDRNGITDHLPVGSGSIPWTRFGEVLQTDEIFKIIEVKDAEAIEASMTYLDKLAFDQTSSALSTPQK; from the coding sequence TTGAGGAAGCTCGGTTTTTCCGCCAATCGCCGAAACACGCCTATCGAGGAGGCGGTTGCCAAAGCGGCGAAATGGAAGCTGGAAGCAGTTGAAATCAATCTGAATCGGCCCGAATACTTTCCAGAGCATTTTGACGCCGGCAAAAGAACGGCCATACGAAAAGCGGCCGAAAAATCGAATATTCAACTGCTCCTGCATGCCCCGGACGACATCAATCTGCTTTCCCGTCACAAGAACATCCGCCTGGCGGGGGTTGAGCGGATAAAGGAGATGCTGGCTTTCGGAGAGGAACTGGGGGCCGTTTATTTCACCCTGCATACCGGCAAAGTCGGTCTGGTGGCGACCGGCTCCGGACGGATCAAAATTATGCAGCACCCGACCTTCAAGCCGCTGGCGGAAAATTTCCGCGACTCAGCCCTGCGGCTTTTGGAATTTTCCGATGGAAAGCTTGAATTGGGGTTTGAAAACACCAACCACTTCGAGGGGTTTTTCGAGGAAATCATCGCCTCCCTTTTGGAACAGACCAACTTGAATCTGACTTGGGACATCGGCCACTCTTTTGCGGAAACACCGGAAAAAGTGCAGGGGACCTTGAACTTTTTTTTCACCCATCTCCCCCGCGTGGGCGTGGTGCACCTGCACGACCGCAATGGAATTACTGATCACCTGCCGGTCGGCTCGGGCAGCATCCCTTGGACACGTTTCGGCGAGGTCCTGCAAACCGACGAGATATTCAAAATCATCGAAGTGAAGGATGCCGAAGCAATTGAAGCTTCCATGACCTATCTTGACAAGCTCGCTTTTGACCAAACCAGTTCCGCCCTTTCCACGCCCCAAAAATAG
- a CDS encoding anaerobic glycerol-3-phosphate dehydrogenase subunit C — MERVTGDSKIAKDLGKIIEGDVLFDELSRQEYATAACIFKVRPLGAVCPKNKRDIEALVKYARAHQISLTPRGGGSSLSGQALGSGIVVDFSRHMNKVVSINPEEKTIRVQPGLIYTKLNQAAAQYNLFLPPDPSSGAYCTVGGMIANNSAGAHTVLYGTTRDFVDSLEAVFSDGSLVETGKLKNNSAHSLELASILKQTEGLLLANRQTILDSTIKVNKNSAGYNLDGALKSGGIDFTQLLVGSEGTLGIVTEATFRLLPKPPHRAVTLLYFDDWEKASQAVVELLKLKPSALELVDETFVAYVRKGRRELRPFLPEKSAAVILLEFEGQSPEEVKEKISVGEQSATPFALGTRAAFLPKEQQALWETRKAALPIVYKASPVKKPMNFIDDSAVPPQNLGRYINGLKHIMGKRGMEMVIFGHAGNGNVHITPLMDPHESGFENRLVEISDEAFDLTLKLGGTISAEHGDGVMRAPYLKRQYPKTYPLFERLKKIWDPENILNPGKIVTDHNHIPVNILRFPKKFVQTGTVFDQSRWRIEIEKCHGCGACRNYCPVAAETEIEPATARAKPNLLMGIITGELPAGLLFDVRLKSVADLCFNCRLCLSECPTAVNVPDLAILARTAYAEKHGQTLRNKVLSHSDTSSQLAALLPKVTNWALSLRLNRVFLERILGIHRDREFAPAVKPFPVKQKTGHTSQRKVAYFAGCFARFNDVNGEAQATLKVLEKNDIEVFVPEQKCCGIAMITVGSEKDAQKNARFNVEVLAPLVKQGYEIVASAPSCALAICEDYPRLLNTEDAHLVSQAAKEIHQYLWDLHQRKELNRNFKPVDLHLVWHNPCHSKALGVEREPIELLRFIPGVKVEEIADSCCGMAGTFGFKTENFDLSMKIGNKLFEEIKRTGVAAVATSCGTCNIQIAQGTRLPVRHTLSILAEAYRD; from the coding sequence ATGGAACGGGTGACCGGCGACAGCAAAATAGCGAAGGATTTGGGCAAGATAATCGAAGGGGATGTGCTCTTTGACGAGCTTTCACGTCAGGAGTACGCCACCGCCGCATGCATTTTCAAAGTCCGCCCGCTCGGGGCGGTCTGCCCGAAAAACAAACGGGACATCGAGGCACTGGTCAAGTATGCCCGCGCTCATCAGATTTCGCTGACCCCGCGCGGCGGCGGCTCCAGCTTGTCCGGCCAGGCGCTGGGGAGCGGCATCGTGGTCGATTTCTCCCGCCATATGAACAAGGTGGTGAGCATCAATCCGGAAGAAAAAACCATCCGCGTCCAGCCGGGGCTGATTTACACCAAGCTGAATCAGGCCGCGGCCCAATACAACCTCTTCCTGCCGCCCGACCCCTCCAGCGGTGCCTACTGCACGGTGGGGGGGATGATTGCCAACAACTCGGCCGGCGCGCATACCGTCCTTTACGGCACGACCCGCGACTTTGTCGATTCTTTGGAGGCGGTTTTTTCGGACGGTTCATTGGTCGAGACCGGCAAACTGAAGAATAATTCGGCCCATTCTCTTGAGCTTGCAAGCATCCTGAAACAAACCGAGGGCTTGCTGCTCGCCAATCGTCAAACCATTCTCGATTCAACCATTAAAGTCAATAAGAACTCAGCGGGATACAACCTGGACGGAGCATTGAAAAGCGGTGGCATCGATTTCACCCAGCTTTTAGTCGGTTCGGAGGGGACGCTCGGAATTGTGACCGAAGCCACCTTCCGGCTTTTGCCCAAGCCGCCCCACCGCGCTGTAACGCTTTTGTATTTCGATGACTGGGAAAAGGCCTCGCAGGCGGTGGTGGAACTGCTGAAACTGAAACCATCCGCTTTAGAGCTGGTGGACGAAACCTTTGTGGCCTACGTGCGCAAAGGGCGGCGCGAGTTGCGTCCGTTTCTGCCGGAAAAATCGGCGGCGGTGATTTTGCTTGAATTTGAAGGCCAGTCGCCGGAGGAGGTGAAGGAGAAAATCTCCGTCGGCGAGCAAAGTGCGACCCCCTTTGCCCTTGGCACCCGAGCCGCCTTTCTTCCAAAGGAACAGCAGGCCCTTTGGGAAACCCGCAAGGCCGCCCTGCCGATTGTGTACAAGGCCAGCCCGGTCAAAAAGCCGATGAACTTCATCGACGATTCCGCCGTTCCGCCGCAGAACTTGGGGCGCTACATCAACGGACTGAAGCACATTATGGGCAAGCGCGGCATGGAGATGGTCATCTTCGGCCACGCCGGCAACGGCAACGTGCATATCACCCCCCTGATGGATCCACACGAGTCAGGATTCGAAAATCGACTGGTGGAAATCTCGGATGAAGCGTTCGATTTGACACTAAAACTGGGCGGCACCATCTCCGCCGAGCATGGCGATGGGGTGATGCGCGCCCCCTATTTGAAACGGCAGTATCCGAAAACCTATCCCCTGTTCGAACGGTTGAAAAAAATCTGGGACCCCGAAAACATTCTGAATCCCGGCAAAATTGTAACCGACCACAACCACATCCCGGTCAATATTCTTCGTTTTCCTAAGAAATTTGTCCAAACCGGCACGGTTTTCGACCAATCCCGCTGGAGAATAGAAATTGAAAAATGCCACGGCTGCGGTGCCTGTCGCAATTACTGCCCGGTGGCGGCGGAGACCGAAATCGAGCCCGCTACGGCCCGCGCCAAACCGAATTTGTTGATGGGGATCATCACCGGCGAACTTCCGGCCGGACTGCTTTTTGACGTGCGCCTCAAAAGCGTGGCCGATTTGTGCTTCAACTGCCGGCTCTGCCTTTCCGAATGCCCGACGGCTGTGAACGTACCCGATTTGGCGATTCTGGCCCGCACAGCCTACGCCGAAAAACATGGCCAGACCCTGCGCAACAAGGTGCTGTCCCATTCCGACACCAGTTCCCAGCTTGCTGCATTGTTGCCGAAGGTGACCAACTGGGCTCTTTCGCTCCGTCTCAACCGCGTATTTTTGGAGCGTATTTTGGGAATTCATCGCGACCGGGAATTTGCCCCGGCGGTCAAACCATTCCCGGTGAAACAAAAAACCGGCCATACATCCCAGCGCAAGGTTGCCTATTTTGCCGGCTGCTTTGCCCGCTTTAACGACGTGAACGGTGAAGCGCAGGCCACGCTCAAGGTGCTGGAAAAAAACGACATCGAGGTTTTCGTGCCGGAGCAGAAATGTTGCGGTATTGCAATGATAACGGTCGGCAGCGAAAAGGACGCCCAAAAAAATGCCCGCTTTAACGTGGAAGTCCTGGCGCCGCTGGTAAAACAAGGATACGAAATTGTCGCTTCTGCCCCCTCCTGCGCCTTGGCGATTTGTGAGGATTACCCCCGGCTTTTGAATACAGAGGACGCCCATCTGGTCAGTCAGGCCGCCAAGGAAATTCATCAATACCTTTGGGATTTGCATCAGCGCAAGGAACTGAACCGGAATTTCAAACCGGTCGATTTGCACCTGGTCTGGCACAACCCCTGCCATTCCAAGGCGCTGGGGGTGGAACGGGAACCGATTGAACTGCTGCGATTTATTCCGGGCGTTAAAGTCGAGGAAATTGCCGATTCCTGCTGCGGAATGGCTGGCACCTTCGGCTTCAAAACCGAAAACTTTGACTTGTCGATGAAAATCGGCAACAAATTGTTCGAGGAAATCAAGCGCACCGGAGTGGCCGCTGTCGCCACTTCCTGCGGCACCTGCAACATCCAGATAGCCCAGGGAACCCGCCTGCCGGTGCGGCATACCCTTTCCATTCTGGCCGAGGCCTACCGGGATTGA
- the argF gene encoding ornithine carbamoyltransferase, which yields MKKDFLQVHDFSAKEIQAVLQTASAFKKGKLKAKPLAGKTAALIFHKTSLRTRVSFEVGISRLGGNSIYLRQEEIDLGKRESVADVARVLSRYVGLIVIRTYSQADVAELARWASCPVINALTDLSHPCQILGDLLTVYEKLKKKEKFSIAYLGDGNNITNSWLELATQIPIDLRIGTSEATWPDRSLIEQAKKAGKSKITITSNPDEAVSGAEVIYTDVWASMGQKHLADEKRRQLAGFQVNSALLKKAAPRAVVLHCLPANRGEEITDEVMDGPQSAVFDQAENRLWIQMGIINLLLKSTKKRK from the coding sequence ATGAAAAAGGATTTTTTGCAGGTACACGATTTTTCGGCCAAAGAAATTCAGGCGGTCTTGCAAACCGCCTCTGCCTTCAAAAAAGGGAAGCTCAAAGCTAAACCGCTGGCTGGCAAAACAGCCGCCCTGATTTTTCACAAAACCTCCTTGCGCACGCGGGTCTCCTTTGAAGTCGGCATTTCCCGTCTTGGGGGGAATTCCATATACTTGCGGCAGGAGGAAATCGATTTGGGAAAGCGGGAATCGGTGGCTGATGTGGCACGGGTGCTCTCTCGCTATGTCGGTTTAATCGTCATCCGCACCTATTCGCAGGCCGACGTGGCGGAACTGGCCCGCTGGGCCTCCTGTCCGGTCATCAACGCCTTGACTGACTTGTCCCATCCCTGCCAGATTTTGGGGGATTTGCTGACCGTTTACGAAAAGCTGAAGAAAAAGGAGAAATTCTCCATCGCCTATCTGGGGGATGGCAACAACATCACCAATTCCTGGCTGGAGCTGGCCACCCAGATTCCAATCGATTTGCGCATCGGCACTTCGGAGGCTACCTGGCCGGATCGATCACTGATCGAACAGGCGAAGAAAGCCGGAAAAAGCAAAATCACCATCACCTCCAACCCGGATGAAGCAGTTTCCGGCGCCGAAGTGATATACACAGATGTTTGGGCTTCGATGGGGCAGAAACACTTGGCCGATGAAAAAAGGCGGCAACTGGCCGGTTTCCAGGTCAATTCCGCCCTTTTGAAAAAGGCCGCGCCGCGGGCCGTTGTTTTGCACTGCCTGCCTGCCAACCGCGGAGAGGAAATCACGGACGAAGTGATGGATGGGCCCCAGTCGGCGGTTTTTGACCAAGCCGAGAACCGGCTTTGGATTCAAATGGGAATCATCAATTTGCTTCTTAAATCCACAAAGAAGAGAAAATAA
- a CDS encoding asparagine synthetase B, producing MKKLIIFLILCFSTATAQADKLLIYMDGKQTDHLKAYGVAYWVLGRGQNVEWLLNYRGGSFMTDPAPELEKLCRLKGVAYDLISTGDAAQIYQTIEDNNMEVILLEKTPKIAIYTPPNKEPWDDAVTLALTYAEIPYGTLWDAEVMAGELAKYDWIHLHHEDFSGQYGKFYAMYRNADWYRQEVAANQTMAHQLGFAKVSELKKGVARAIKDYVAGGGMLFAMCSATETIDIAFAADSVDICDAVFDGDPPDAGYNSELNFNKTWAFTNFTVFPEPFEHRRSDIDVTYDRSRWVASPKADFFTLFEFSAKLDPVPTMLVQNHNAAVAGFMGLTTALRRSLLKKHVTILGEIPGVDEVRYIHGNFGQGTWTFLAGHDPEDYEHQIGDPPTDLSLHKNSPGYRLILNNVLFPAARQKERKT from the coding sequence GTGAAAAAGTTAATCATTTTTTTGATACTCTGCTTCTCGACGGCAACAGCCCAAGCCGATAAACTTCTGATTTATATGGACGGCAAGCAAACCGACCATTTAAAGGCCTACGGCGTGGCTTATTGGGTCTTGGGCCGCGGCCAGAACGTGGAGTGGTTGTTGAATTACCGCGGGGGCTCCTTTATGACCGACCCCGCGCCGGAGCTGGAAAAGCTCTGCCGTTTGAAGGGGGTGGCTTACGACCTTATCTCAACCGGCGACGCGGCCCAGATTTACCAGACGATTGAGGACAACAACATGGAAGTCATTCTTCTGGAAAAGACTCCCAAAATCGCCATTTACACCCCCCCCAACAAGGAACCCTGGGACGACGCCGTGACTTTGGCTCTGACCTACGCCGAAATTCCGTACGGCACCCTGTGGGACGCCGAAGTGATGGCCGGGGAGCTGGCCAAATACGACTGGATTCACCTCCACCACGAGGATTTTTCCGGCCAGTACGGCAAATTTTATGCGATGTACCGCAACGCCGACTGGTACCGGCAGGAAGTCGCCGCCAACCAGACGATGGCCCACCAGCTGGGATTTGCCAAGGTCTCCGAATTGAAAAAAGGGGTGGCCCGCGCAATCAAGGATTACGTAGCGGGCGGGGGGATGCTTTTTGCAATGTGCTCTGCCACAGAGACCATAGACATCGCCTTCGCCGCCGATTCGGTGGACATCTGCGACGCCGTCTTCGACGGCGACCCGCCGGACGCCGGTTACAACAGCGAATTAAACTTCAACAAAACTTGGGCTTTCACCAATTTCACCGTTTTTCCGGAGCCGTTTGAGCACCGCCGCTCGGACATCGACGTCACCTATGACCGCAGCCGCTGGGTGGCTAGCCCGAAAGCCGACTTCTTCACTCTCTTCGAGTTTTCCGCCAAGCTGGACCCCGTGCCGACGATGCTGGTGCAGAACCACAACGCCGCCGTGGCCGGCTTTATGGGGCTCACCACCGCCCTTCGCCGTTCCCTCTTGAAAAAGCACGTGACCATTCTGGGGGAGATTCCGGGCGTGGACGAAGTGCGCTACATCCACGGCAACTTCGGGCAGGGAACCTGGACCTTTCTGGCCGGCCACGACCCGGAGGATTACGAGCACCAGATTGGCGACCCGCCGACCGATTTGTCGTTGCACAAAAACTCCCCCGGCTACCGGCTGATTTTGAACAATGTCCTTTTCCCGGCCGCCCGGCAGAAAGAGCGGAAAACTTGA